A window of Rhodoligotrophos appendicifer genomic DNA:
GCTCCCCGGCCAGGATGCCTATCGCGAGATTTCGAGCTGTTCCGTCTGCGGCGATTTCCAGGCCCGCCGCATGGAGGCGCGCTTCCGGCCGAAGGGCGGCAAGCCCCAATATGTCCATACCCTGAACGGCTCGGGCCTCGCCGTGGGCCGCACCCTGGTCGCGATCCTGGAGAACTACCAGCAGGAGGACGGCTCCATCCTTATCCCCGAAGCCCTGTGGCCCTATATGGGCAAGATCGAGGCGATCCCTGCCCATGTCTAAGAGACTCACAACCCCCGACGGCCAGCCCCTGCGGATCCTGGTGACGAATGACGACGGCATCTACGGCCCCGGCCTGGAGGTGCTCGAAGCCATCGCCAACGAGCTCTCCAGCGACGTCTGGGTCGTGGCCCCCCAGGCCGAGGAGAGCGGGGCGTCCCACTCATTGACCCTGGCGGAGCCGTTGCGCCTGCGCCAATACACCGAGCGCCGCTTCGCGGTGAAGGGCACGCCCACCGATTGCGTGGTCATGGCTCTGAAGAAGGTGATGCCGGAGCCACCGCATCTGGTCCTCTCCGGCGTCAACCGCGGTCAGAACCTGGCGGACGACGTCACCTATTCCGGCACCATCGCTGCGGCCATGGAGGGAACTGCTCTGGGCGTCATGTCCTTTGCCCTGTCTCAGTCCTACGGCTTCCAGAAGCGTGAGAAGGGCGAGAAGCCCGTCATCCATTG
This region includes:
- the surE gene encoding 5'/3'-nucleotidase SurE, whose translation is MRILVTNDDGIYGPGLEVLEAIANELSSDVWVVAPQAEESGASHSLTLAEPLRLRQYTERRFAVKGTPTDCVVMALKKVMPEPPHLVLSGVNRGQNLADDVTYSGTIAAAMEGTALGVMSFALSQSYGFQKREKGEKPVIHWETAKRHGADVVRRLYGLPLGAGTLLNINFPDCPPERVTGVEITTQGKRDQNLLLVDERIDARGNPYFWLGFKREMSNPASGTDLRAIMDEAISVTPLHLNLTQIEVMDTLREALAKSA